The following coding sequences are from one Pseudomonas mendocina window:
- a CDS encoding DUF481 domain-containing protein, which translates to MLLRLLLVCVLYTLAAPSWADTVWLDNGDRLSGEIILLDGGKLALKTKYAGQVLIDWKDIDTLSSDKPLLVRRSGFDNERSERLAAAGGGMVRVQGEREYVLPLAEIKRLVPPRPLLEDRLWEGNLDAKLDMKRNQNDVDEWKLKGNTRVEHGRWRHVLNGELERETKNDRKVEDNWELEYDLDRFFTEQWFWRVGLQQSEDEFEAIDRQRIAGTGPGYRFWDDELGRFDLIGQFNRVRLESDIADLAFNTTSLELDYKRLLWGTRLEFYANAELQIPHIDEIDYVLDSEFGLRYRLNQWARLSLLYELDQLRGQGQTVSDRHYLIGIGVGW; encoded by the coding sequence ATGTTGCTGCGTCTATTGCTCGTCTGCGTCCTTTATACCCTGGCTGCGCCGTCGTGGGCCGATACCGTCTGGCTCGACAATGGCGATCGGCTTTCAGGCGAAATCATTCTGCTCGATGGCGGCAAGCTGGCGCTCAAGACCAAGTACGCCGGCCAGGTGCTGATCGATTGGAAGGATATCGACACCCTGAGTTCAGACAAACCTCTGTTAGTGAGGCGCAGCGGGTTCGACAACGAGCGTAGCGAAAGGTTGGCCGCCGCTGGAGGCGGCATGGTGCGGGTGCAGGGAGAGCGCGAGTACGTGCTGCCATTGGCCGAGATCAAGCGCCTGGTGCCGCCGCGCCCGTTGCTGGAAGACCGTTTGTGGGAGGGCAACCTCGACGCCAAGCTGGACATGAAGCGTAATCAGAACGATGTCGACGAGTGGAAGCTCAAGGGCAATACCCGCGTCGAGCATGGGCGCTGGCGCCATGTGTTGAATGGCGAGCTGGAGCGTGAAACCAAGAATGACAGGAAGGTAGAGGATAACTGGGAGCTGGAGTACGACCTCGACCGCTTCTTCACCGAGCAATGGTTCTGGCGGGTTGGCTTGCAGCAGAGCGAGGATGAGTTCGAAGCCATCGACCGTCAGCGCATCGCGGGTACGGGGCCAGGCTACCGCTTCTGGGATGACGAACTGGGCCGCTTCGATCTGATCGGGCAATTCAATCGTGTGCGTCTGGAGTCGGACATCGCCGACCTGGCGTTCAACACCACGTCCCTGGAGCTGGATTACAAGCGTCTGTTATGGGGCACACGCCTGGAGTTCTACGCCAACGCCGAACTGCAGATTCCGCACATCGATGAGATCGACTATGTGCTCGACAGCGAATTCGGCCTGCGTTATCGACTCAACCAGTGGGCACGGTTGTCGCTTCTGTACGAGCTCGATCAGCTGCGGGGCCAGGGCCAGACCGTTTCCGATCGGCACTATCTGATCGGTATAGGCGTGGGCTGGTGA
- a CDS encoding DUF481 domain-containing protein, producing the protein MPRSTSLSLLGLSIALFSSASFADTVWLKNGDRLTGTIRFFDGSKLLLETDYGGSIPLDWKKVATLESDHELLVKLGPVDGERAKSLLAAEPGKVTLANGEAPKTIELAQIEQIMKPKPLVEDFTWKGNIDLGLDYKRGERDSDDYDVDIKTQARHGQWRHNAIADYNRELKNDVVSTDNWSAEYALDRFITEKWFWQGRFEYKRDRIEEVERQRTLGTGPGYQFWDDELGAFSIATLANRSDYRYSNGEQDRFYALSVKWDYNRYLIGKTVELFSVGEVGRPLSGAADYSLDAEVGLRYKVTDWASLNMKAEKDIVSGAEGDLDETRYTLGFGVGW; encoded by the coding sequence ATGCCGCGCTCTACATCGCTTTCCCTGCTTGGTCTGAGCATCGCTCTATTCAGTTCCGCCTCTTTCGCCGACACCGTCTGGTTGAAAAATGGAGACCGTCTCACCGGTACCATCCGTTTCTTCGATGGCAGCAAACTGCTGCTGGAAACCGACTACGGTGGTTCCATCCCGCTGGACTGGAAAAAAGTCGCCACCCTGGAGAGTGACCACGAGCTGCTGGTCAAGCTCGGTCCGGTAGACGGCGAGCGGGCCAAATCGCTGCTGGCTGCAGAGCCTGGCAAGGTCACCCTGGCCAACGGCGAGGCGCCAAAGACCATCGAGTTGGCGCAGATCGAGCAGATCATGAAGCCCAAGCCGCTGGTGGAGGATTTCACCTGGAAGGGCAATATCGACCTCGGTCTGGACTACAAGCGCGGTGAGCGCGACTCCGATGACTATGACGTGGATATCAAGACCCAGGCGCGTCATGGCCAGTGGCGGCACAACGCGATTGCCGATTACAACCGTGAACTGAAGAACGATGTGGTCAGCACCGACAACTGGAGCGCCGAGTACGCGCTTGACCGCTTCATCACCGAGAAATGGTTCTGGCAGGGGCGCTTCGAGTACAAGCGTGACCGTATCGAAGAGGTTGAGCGCCAGCGCACCCTCGGTACCGGTCCGGGTTATCAGTTCTGGGACGACGAACTGGGCGCTTTTTCCATCGCCACCCTGGCCAACCGCAGCGACTATCGCTACAGCAACGGCGAGCAGGATCGCTTCTACGCGCTGAGCGTGAAGTGGGACTACAACCGCTATCTGATCGGCAAGACCGTCGAGCTGTTCAGCGTCGGTGAGGTCGGTCGCCCGCTCAGTGGCGCTGCCGATTACAGCCTGGATGCCGAAGTGGGCCTGCGCTACAAGGTCACCGACTGGGCCTCGCTGAACATGAAGGCCGAGAAGGATATCGTCAGCGGCGCCGAAGGCGATCTCGACGAGACCCGCTACACCCTGGGCTTTGGTGTGGGTTGGTAA
- a CDS encoding uracil-xanthine permease family protein, protein MSQQEYNDPLWRQGISGAQMLFVAFGALVLMPLITGMDPNVALFTAGIGTLLFQLATGRQVPVFLASSFAFIAPILVAKEQFGLPAVLGGIVASGFVYVLLSAAVKLRGPNFIDRLLPPVVIAPVIISIGLALSPVAVNMAMGKAGDGSVQLVPYTTAMMISMPALITTLLVAVLGRGIFRLVPILAGIAVGCGLAAFFGVIDTSGIAKAPWLAMPAFVAPELHWGAILYMVPVALAPAIEHIGGVVAIGSVTGKNFVKKPGLHRTLFGDGLATSAAGLFGGPPNTTYAEVTGAVMLTKSYNPKIMTWAAVFAITLAFIGKFGVALQSIPVPVMGGILCLLFGSIAVVGLNTLIRHQVDLSEARNLIIVSVTLVFGIGGMVIGGDEFALSGISLCAIAALMLNLLLPGGAGWKNKALDEQQEP, encoded by the coding sequence ATGAGCCAGCAGGAATACAACGATCCGCTCTGGCGCCAGGGCATCTCCGGCGCGCAGATGCTCTTCGTGGCCTTCGGCGCCCTGGTGCTGATGCCGCTGATCACCGGGATGGATCCCAACGTCGCCCTGTTCACCGCCGGTATCGGCACCCTGCTGTTCCAGCTGGCAACCGGTCGTCAGGTTCCCGTGTTCCTGGCGTCGAGCTTCGCCTTCATCGCGCCGATCCTGGTGGCCAAGGAGCAGTTCGGCCTGCCTGCGGTGCTGGGCGGTATCGTGGCCTCCGGCTTCGTCTACGTGCTGCTCTCCGCAGCGGTCAAGCTCAGGGGCCCGAACTTCATCGACCGCCTGCTGCCTCCCGTGGTGATCGCCCCGGTGATCATTTCCATCGGCCTGGCGCTGTCGCCGGTCGCAGTGAACATGGCCATGGGCAAGGCCGGTGACGGCAGCGTGCAACTGGTGCCCTACACCACCGCGATGATGATCTCCATGCCGGCGCTGATAACCACCCTGCTGGTCGCCGTGCTGGGTCGCGGTATCTTCCGCCTGGTACCGATTCTCGCCGGCATCGCCGTGGGCTGCGGCCTGGCGGCTTTTTTCGGGGTGATCGACACCAGCGGCATCGCCAAGGCGCCCTGGCTGGCCATGCCCGCCTTCGTCGCGCCGGAGCTGCACTGGGGCGCGATTCTGTACATGGTGCCGGTCGCCCTGGCCCCGGCCATCGAGCACATTGGCGGCGTGGTTGCCATCGGCAGCGTCACCGGCAAGAACTTCGTGAAGAAGCCGGGCCTACACCGCACCCTATTCGGCGATGGCCTGGCGACCTCCGCAGCCGGTCTGTTCGGCGGCCCGCCCAACACCACCTACGCGGAAGTGACCGGCGCGGTGATGCTGACCAAAAGCTACAACCCGAAAATCATGACCTGGGCAGCGGTGTTCGCCATCACCCTGGCCTTCATCGGCAAATTCGGCGTGGCCCTGCAGAGCATTCCGGTGCCGGTGATGGGTGGCATCCTCTGCCTGCTGTTCGGCTCGATCGCCGTGGTCGGCCTGAATACCCTGATCCGTCATCAGGTGGATCTGTCCGAAGCACGCAACCTGATCATCGTCTCGGTGACCCTGGTGTTCGGCATCGGCGGCATGGTGATCGGCGGCGACGAGTTCGCCCTGTCGGGCATCTCCCTGTGCGCCATCGCGGCACTGATGCTCAACCTGCTGCTGCCAGGCGGCGCCGGCTGGAAGAACAAGGCGCTGGACGAGCAACAGGAACCCTGA
- the upp gene encoding uracil phosphoribosyltransferase, with protein MPIREIRHPLIRHKIGLMRRADISTKNFRELAQEVGSLLTYEATKDLPLESYEIEGWAGPVQVEKIAGKKITVVPILRAGIGMLDGVLSLIPGAKVSAVGVARNEETLEAHTYLEKLALGIDERLALIIDPMLATGGSMVATIDLLKKAGCKEIRAMVLVAAPEGIAVVEKAHPDVTIFTASIDQRLNEHGYIIPGLGDAGDKIFGTKQKDA; from the coding sequence ATGCCCATCCGTGAGATCCGCCACCCGCTGATCCGTCACAAAATCGGCCTGATGCGCCGTGCCGACATCAGCACCAAGAACTTTCGTGAGCTGGCCCAGGAAGTGGGCTCCCTGCTGACCTACGAAGCGACCAAGGATCTGCCGCTGGAGTCCTATGAAATCGAAGGCTGGGCAGGCCCGGTACAAGTGGAGAAGATTGCCGGCAAGAAGATCACCGTGGTGCCGATCCTGCGCGCCGGCATCGGCATGCTCGACGGCGTGCTCAGCCTGATCCCTGGCGCCAAGGTCAGCGCCGTGGGCGTCGCGCGCAACGAGGAAACCCTGGAGGCGCACACCTACCTGGAAAAGCTGGCTCTAGGCATCGATGAACGCCTGGCGCTGATCATCGACCCGATGCTGGCCACCGGCGGCTCCATGGTTGCCACCATCGACCTGTTGAAAAAGGCCGGCTGCAAGGAAATTCGCGCCATGGTGCTGGTCGCGGCCCCCGAAGGTATCGCCGTGGTGGAGAAAGCTCACCCTGACGTCACCATCTTCACTGCGTCCATCGATCAGCGTCTGAACGAACACGGTTACATCATTCCGGGCTTGGGCGATGCCGGTGACAAGATCTTCGGCACCAAGCAGAAGGACGCCTGA
- a CDS encoding hypoxanthine-guanine phosphoribosyltransferase, which yields MSADLAHIRQIMAEADCLFTEAEVEAAIDQVATRINAELAERNPVVFCVMNGGLIFSGKLLTKLNFPLEASYLHATRYRNETSGGELFWKAKPEVSFIDRDVLIVDDILDEGHTLGAIIDFCRHAGARAVHTAVLIDKDHQRKARPDLKADYVGLQCIDRYIFGYGMDYKGYWRNAAGIFAVKGL from the coding sequence ATGTCCGCCGATCTCGCGCACATTCGCCAAATCATGGCAGAAGCCGACTGCCTGTTCACCGAAGCCGAGGTCGAGGCCGCTATCGACCAGGTCGCAACCCGCATCAACGCCGAGTTGGCCGAGCGCAACCCAGTGGTGTTCTGTGTGATGAACGGCGGTCTGATCTTCTCCGGCAAACTGCTGACCAAGCTGAATTTTCCGCTGGAGGCGTCCTACCTGCATGCGACGCGCTATCGCAACGAGACCAGTGGTGGTGAATTGTTCTGGAAGGCCAAGCCGGAGGTGTCGTTCATCGATCGCGACGTATTGATCGTCGATGACATTCTCGATGAAGGCCACACCCTGGGCGCGATCATCGACTTCTGCCGTCATGCTGGTGCCCGCGCGGTGCACACCGCGGTGCTGATCGACAAGGATCACCAGCGCAAGGCGCGTCCGGATCTGAAGGCGGACTACGTCGGCCTGCAGTGCATCGACCGCTACATCTTCGGCTACGGCATGGACTACAAGGGCTACTGGCGCAACGCTGCCGGCATCTTTGCGGTCAAGGGTTTATAA
- the dauA gene encoding C4-dicarboxylic acid transporter DauA, whose product MSRQSLPLFTAWRQTLRAGYSWKALRGDLSAGLTVGIIAIPLAMALAIAVGVAPQHGLYTVLIAAPLIALCGGSRFNISGPTAAFVVILLPITQQYGLGGLLLCTMMAGVILITLGLLRAGRLIEFVPYPVTLGFTAGIGIVIAILQIKDLLGLELSATPQHFLDKLALLSEALPSLQLGDTLVAACSLATLLIWPRLVPKVPAHLVALAVGALLALELERLGLPVATLGERFSYTLDGIEYPGIPPFLPDLALPWALPGPDGQPLVLSFELIRQLLAPAFAIAMLGAIESLLCAVVADGMTGSKHDPNAELIGQGLGNLAAPFFGGITATAAIARSAANVRAGAFSPLAAIIHAGVVLAAILLLAPLFSYLPMAALAALLLMVAWNMSEARHVVHTLRIAPRGDVLVLLTCLMLTVLFDMVLAVGVGLLLAAGLFIKRMSELTDTAAPSRRQRLVLQDLPEQVLVYVIRGPLFFGAAEKALSVLRRFSPEVKVVIVDISAVPLLDMTAIAALDNVLRDYHKQGVALILSGPSAQVRLQLRRAGIHRQPGQLAYVHDLPQAREKALRWLDDTPKEALLK is encoded by the coding sequence ATGTCACGTCAATCGCTGCCGCTGTTCACCGCCTGGCGCCAGACCCTGCGCGCCGGATACTCCTGGAAAGCCCTGCGCGGCGACCTCAGCGCCGGGCTGACGGTCGGTATCATCGCCATCCCGCTGGCCATGGCACTGGCCATCGCCGTCGGCGTGGCGCCGCAACATGGCCTGTACACGGTACTGATCGCTGCTCCGCTGATCGCCCTGTGCGGTGGCTCGCGCTTCAACATTTCCGGCCCCACAGCGGCCTTCGTGGTGATCCTGTTACCGATCACGCAGCAATACGGCCTCGGCGGCCTGCTACTGTGCACCATGATGGCCGGGGTAATTCTGATCACCCTCGGCCTGTTGCGCGCCGGCCGGCTGATTGAGTTCGTGCCCTACCCGGTCACGCTGGGGTTTACCGCGGGCATCGGTATCGTCATCGCCATCCTGCAGATCAAGGATCTACTTGGCTTGGAGCTGTCCGCCACGCCACAGCATTTTCTCGACAAATTGGCCCTGCTATCCGAGGCACTGCCAAGTCTGCAACTCGGCGATACGCTGGTCGCTGCCTGCAGCCTCGCGACGCTGCTGATCTGGCCGCGACTGGTGCCCAAGGTGCCCGCTCATCTGGTGGCACTGGCCGTAGGCGCACTGCTGGCGCTCGAGCTGGAACGCCTTGGATTACCCGTCGCAACGCTGGGCGAGCGCTTCAGCTACACCCTCGATGGCATCGAATACCCCGGCATTCCACCGTTCCTGCCGGATCTGGCGTTGCCATGGGCATTGCCAGGCCCCGATGGCCAACCGCTTGTGCTGTCCTTCGAACTGATCCGCCAGTTGCTGGCCCCCGCCTTCGCCATCGCCATGCTGGGCGCCATCGAGTCGCTGCTGTGCGCAGTGGTCGCCGATGGCATGACCGGCAGCAAGCATGACCCGAACGCCGAACTGATCGGCCAGGGCCTGGGCAACCTCGCCGCACCGTTCTTCGGCGGCATTACTGCCACCGCGGCGATCGCGCGCAGCGCCGCCAACGTACGCGCCGGCGCATTCTCGCCGCTGGCCGCAATCATTCACGCCGGCGTGGTGCTGGCCGCCATCCTGCTGCTGGCGCCGCTGTTCAGTTACCTGCCGATGGCTGCCCTCGCCGCCCTGTTGCTGATGGTGGCGTGGAACATGAGCGAGGCACGCCACGTCGTGCATACCCTGCGCATCGCTCCCCGTGGCGACGTGCTGGTATTGCTGACCTGCCTGATGCTGACGGTGCTGTTCGACATGGTGCTGGCCGTCGGCGTCGGCCTGCTACTGGCAGCCGGCCTGTTCATCAAGCGCATGAGCGAACTGACCGACACGGCAGCGCCAAGCCGGCGCCAGCGTCTGGTTCTGCAGGACTTGCCGGAGCAGGTGCTGGTCTACGTGATACGCGGCCCGCTGTTCTTCGGCGCCGCGGAAAAGGCATTGAGCGTGCTGCGACGTTTCAGCCCGGAGGTGAAAGTGGTGATCGTCGACATCAGCGCCGTGCCATTACTGGACATGACCGCCATCGCAGCGCTGGACAATGTGCTGCGCGACTACCACAAGCAGGGCGTGGCACTGATCCTCAGTGGCCCCAGCGCTCAGGTGCGCCTGCAACTGCGCCGCGCCGGCATTCACCGCCAGCCCGGACAACTGGCCTACGTGCACGACCTGCCACAGGCGCGAGAGAAGGCGCTGCGCTGGCTGGATGACACACCGAAAGAGGCGCTCCTCAAGTAG
- a CDS encoding PA4642 family protein, protein MRKDKKQVIGEEISDDSIKLFLTVEPADATPPSLHKLVKAYRGLRVDDFERFVGFFVAAGYDLSAVDAQGNDFIALIQDQRNAEPYIDVIKTARG, encoded by the coding sequence ATGCGTAAAGACAAGAAGCAGGTGATTGGCGAAGAAATCAGCGACGACTCCATCAAGCTGTTTCTCACGGTGGAGCCGGCCGATGCCACGCCGCCTTCGCTGCACAAGCTGGTCAAGGCCTATCGTGGCCTGCGTGTGGATGACTTCGAGCGTTTCGTCGGCTTCTTCGTAGCGGCGGGCTATGACCTGTCGGCTGTCGATGCCCAGGGTAATGATTTCATTGCGCTGATCCAGGATCAGCGTAATGCCGAGCCGTATATCGACGTGATCAAGACCGCCCGTGGTTGA